A genomic window from Heptranchias perlo isolate sHepPer1 chromosome 20, sHepPer1.hap1, whole genome shotgun sequence includes:
- the LOC137335940 gene encoding deleted in malignant brain tumors 1 protein-like: EHLQCGAVIATLGGAHFGKGTGPVWKENYKCRGNESRLWDCPVSSWEQFNCSHGNDASVICSDEGWPPRLTNGGSRCDGRVAIYYNRSWGRVRDNLWDLNDANVVCRQLGCGYAISAYNSSKYGEGEGPVWVNDVQCKGNESQLRDCSSFTLNQSLTDSEDVGVLCSEHKQIRLVDGGSPCAGRVEIYYNGAWGSVCDDSWDPLDTDVVCKQLGCGYSLTATAPVSCGQASGPIWLDELRCTGNESLLWECDSSPWGEHDCIHKEDVRIVCSEHKEIRLVKGRHPCEGRVEVFYRGSWGTVCYDDWDKKDGEVVCKQLDCGSVIKIPFEAHFGEGTGPIWLDNVECRSHESFLWQCLSAPWAQHDCKHREDAGVVCSGNQSLTKSDSFHSCTGTPDHTSEHLPGQQLRLVGGKTNCSGRVEIMFNNTWGTVCDDSWDRREARVVCRQLDCGSALADSGEPVFGKGEGPVWLNRVQCKGSELFLWDCRSSTWAERVCAHKVASVMCSVTDVLIPGGIISTPVAVSIILGTLLVFVLIALTVQQQRQSSRRVKNRSFSYTISRPGEPIYQEIDDITAGRGSLYRSNSGEIDLEYYTSSSLHQTDQNSQNPEDWTRERLSKQDYDDTDSGPLNDQTPSAEGPAPVRGSCADVEGATPSSTHCDSLLDRSFRLTLRRTADHPATD, from the exons GAGCACCTTCAGTGCGGGGCAGTGATCGCAACCCTAGGAGGAGCTCACTTTGGGAAGGGAACCGGCCCAGTGTGGAAGGAGAACTACAAGTGCAGAGGGAACGAGTCCCGATTGTGGGATTGTCCGGTTTCATCCTGGGAGCAGTTCAACTGCTCACATGGAAATGACGCCAGTGTCATCTGCTCGG ATGAAGGTTGGCCGCCGAGACTGACGAATGGAGGAAGCCGCTGTGACGGGCGAGTGGCGATTTACTACAACCGCAGCTGGGGGCGAGTGCGGGATAATCTCTGGGATTTAAATGATGCCAACGTGGTCTGCAGACAGCTGGGCTGCGGCTATGCGATATCCGCTTATAACTCTTCAAAGTACGGAGAGGGTGAAGGGCCCGTGTGGGTGAATGATGTCCAGTGTAAGGGAAACGAGTCGCAGCTCCGGGACTGCAGCTCATTCACATTGAATCAGAGTCTGACTGACAGCGAGGATGTCGGCGTGCTCTGTTCAG AACATAAACAGATAAGACTGGTGGATGGCGGAAGTCCTTGTGCTGGGAGAGTGGAAATTTACTACAATGGTGCCTGGGGGTCAGTATGTGATGATTCCTGGGATCCATTGGACACCGATGTTGTTTGCAAGCAACTGGGGTGTGGATATTCACTCACGGCGACAGCTCCGGTTTCCTGTGGCCAGGCCTCGGGGCCAATTTGGTTGGATGAACTGAGATGCACGGGTAACGAGTCGCTACTTTGGGAGTGCGATTCATCACCTTGGGGAGAGCATGACTGTATTCATAAAGAAGATGTCAGGATCGTATGTTCAG AGCATAAGGAGATCAGATTAGTGAAAGGACGTCATCCTTGTGAGGGCCGAGTGGAGGTGTTCTATCGAGGATCCTGGGGAACAGTTTGTTACGATGACTGGGATAAGAAAGACGGTGAGGTGGTCTGTAAACAGCTGGATTGTGGATCAGTTATCAAGATTCCATTCGAAGCCCATTTTGGAGAAGGGACTGGGCCCATTTGGCTGGATAACGTTGAATGCCGGTCACACGAGTCCTTCTTGTGGCAATGTCTCTCCGCACCATGGGCTCAGCATGACTGTAAGCACAGAGAGGATGCCGGTGTGGTTTGCTCAG GAAATCAATCGTTAACGAAGAGCGACAGTTTCCATTCTTGTACTGGGACACCTGACCACACAAGTGAACATTTACCAG GTCAACAATTACGGTTAGTTGGAGGAAAGACTAACTGTTCGGGAAGAGTTGAGATCATGTTCAATAACACATGGGGGACGGTGTGTGACGATTCCTGGGATAGGCGAGAGGCCCGTGTGGTGTGCCGGCAGCTCGATTGCGGCTCCGCCCTTGCGGATTCCGGGGAGCCCGTGTTTGGGAAAGGCGAGGGCCCTGTATGGCTGAACAGAGTCCAGTGCAAGGGAAGCGAACTCTTCCTGTGGGACTGTCGGTCATCAACATGGGCTGAGCGGGTCTGTGCTCACAAAGTCGCCAGTGTGATGTGTTCTG TTACAGATGTGCTGATCCCGGGGGGAATAATATCCACGCCGGTTGCCGTTTCCATCATCCTGGGAACCCTGTTGGTTTTTGTGCTGATTGCACTAACTGTACAACAACAGAGACAGTCATCAAGAAGAG TGAAAAATCGTAGCTTCAGTTATACGATTTCCAGACCGGGTGAACCAATTTATCAAGAAATCGATGACATTACAGCTGGAAGAGGATCGC TTTATCGATCTAATAGCGGAGAGATTGATCTGGAATATTATACCAGTTCAAGTTTACATCAAACCGACCAGAACTCGCAGAATCCTGAAG ATTGGACCAGAGAGCGCCTCAGTAAACAGGATTACGATGACACTGATTCTGGCCCATTGAATGATCAGACCCCCAGCGCAGAGGGTCCTG CACCAGTTCGGGGGAGTTGTGCCGATGTTGAGGGCGCGACCCCGAGCAGCACGCATTGTGACTCCTTGCTGGACAGAAGCTTCCGTCTCACACTCAGAAGGACCGCGGACCACCCCGCCACAGACT AA